From the Ciona intestinalis chromosome 2, KH, whole genome shotgun sequence genome, one window contains:
- the LOC101242533 gene encoding uncharacterized protein LOC101242533 isoform X2, with amino-acid sequence MKNITVRTPSSDEVLNIRDFVRAGLNEHWFRAYYNGIFLSVPIQAVILVCVLFILTFVEKLRFQDVSIIITCVHLTLAGLARQYWRMIINEATIEFESQQKFHEMYLKQSESNFWIAELKHEGRPSILVGTVGVRLPKIEHAFKNKEKICCTSLELTATSHKLSPSAND; translated from the exons ATGAAGAATATTACAGTTCGTACGCCGTCATCTGATGAGGTATTGAATATTCGGGATTTTGTACGTGCTGGATTAAATGAACATTGGTTTAGAGCTTACTACAACGGAATATTTCTCTCCGTACCCATTCAG GCGGTCATTCTCgtctgtgttttatttattctcacctTCGTCGAAAAACTAAGATTCCAAGATGTCTCGATAATCATCACATGTGTACACTTGACATTAGCAGGACTTG CCAGGCAATATTGGAGAATGATCATAAACGAAGCGACGATTGAATTTGAAAGCCAACAAAAGTTTCATGAAATGTATCTTAAACAAAGTGAATCGAACTTCTGGATAGCAGAGTTGAAACATGAAGGTCGTCCATCTATCTTGGTGGGAACTGTCGGTGTTAGACTGCCAAAAATTGAACacgcatttaaaaataaagaaaaaatctgTTGCACTTCTCTGGAGTTAACG GCCACTTCacataaattatctccaagtgcaaatgactaa
- the LOC101242533 gene encoding N-acetylaspartate synthetase-like isoform X1: MKNITVRTPSSDEVLNIRDFVRAGLNEHWFRAYYNGIFLSVPIQAVILVCVLFILTFVEKLRFQDVSIIITCVHLTLAGLARQYWRMIINEATIEFESQQKFHEMYLKQSESNFWIAELKHEGRPSILVGTVGVRLPKIEHAFKNKEKICCTSLELTRMSVAKSCRGRGVANILLSKVLQHAHKHKKHVVLHTTGAQPAAMRFYYKNGFQRIVERKERVLSGAISLPTYYFIKLFKE, from the exons ATGAAGAATATTACAGTTCGTACGCCGTCATCTGATGAGGTATTGAATATTCGGGATTTTGTACGTGCTGGATTAAATGAACATTGGTTTAGAGCTTACTACAACGGAATATTTCTCTCCGTACCCATTCAG GCGGTCATTCTCgtctgtgttttatttattctcacctTCGTCGAAAAACTAAGATTCCAAGATGTCTCGATAATCATCACATGTGTACACTTGACATTAGCAGGACTTG CCAGGCAATATTGGAGAATGATCATAAACGAAGCGACGATTGAATTTGAAAGCCAACAAAAGTTTCATGAAATGTATCTTAAACAAAGTGAATCGAACTTCTGGATAGCAGAGTTGAAACATGAAGGTCGTCCATCTATCTTGGTGGGAACTGTCGGTGTTAGACTGCCAAAAATTGAACacgcatttaaaaataaagaaaaaatctgTTGCACTTCTCTGGAGTTAACG cGAATGTCAGTTGCTAAAAGTTGTCGAGGAAGAGGAGTAGCCAATATTTTACTGAGTAAAGTCTTGCAGCACGCACACAAGCATAAGAAGCATGTTGTTCTCCATACAACTGGTGCACAACCAGCAGCAATGcggttttattacaaaaatggCTTTCAACGAATCGTAGAAAGAAAAGAGAGAGTGCTTAGTGGAGCAATCAGCTTGCCAacatattactttattaaattatttaaagaataa
- the LOC100178393 gene encoding ras and EF-hand domain-containing protein homolog isoform X2, with product MSVNMNVTSQPGMTSQSGMTSLLQFEPSGAESIEEMVKEKSRELFALCDKEGKGFINKVDMQRLHGELPLSDEQLRDVFDSLDNDGNGFLTFEEFCEGFGGFLGLNVSETSESFVEVDDEADFPQDVSNISKDEKLRLSHILERLEHDPSFNRERVGEIWNRMQEENDEIPIEQVIEIVLEELNEAKAEKVAMERKLKERATNHADEVRLLYEEMEFQINEERRKTVAEEVVRERALSMNLQNELKQKERELERISQRQVALEKQVQELSSGKLEVRSENAQLVQLNQSLAEELQNTQKDLEETKVHVEAIERQKLQREEREQAEEEARKLDLEKKSLLRQLEMLREVNRKLRDDKDEAQQRNKLQTSTPKQRPPLFTQGSNVGKYFPEAEKHSEVYSNLHNLEEVRNIQRPKFEVIDEEQVERVYESSISSKSDETLNNNQRKSSFSHPKMNNGEELHGRPKQSSLISLTRRNRDPVMMMSPEQFGNRALDASDEEDGKIDLRRHPSMSGLNHIDAVLDQHGNEPVPTPDRVYKVVFVGNSGVGKTSFIQQFVNSSFTSSISATIGVDYQMKTIRLDAQVIALQLWDTAGQERYRSITRQYFRKADGIVVIYDVTNEKSFLAVRNWMQSVREGADPSAIILLLGNKTDIATNKTRQVTPKEGAKLAEEYGAKFSETSAKSGEKIHSSMTLFACDLTKVEDEQKDSVLSLAASDDELKSSSCCGGKFS from the exons ATGTCAGTAAATATGAACGTTACGTCACAACCAgggatgacgtcacaatcaggGATGACATCACTACTACAGTTCGAGCCATCAGGCGCGGAAAGCATTGAAGAGATGGTAAAAGAGAAATCGAGAGAGTTATTCGCTCTGTGTGATAAAGAGGGAAAAGGTTTTATCAACAAAGTTGACATGCAG AGATTACACGGGGAACTCCCTCTTAGCGACGAGCAGCTTCGTGACGTATTTGACAGTCTGGACAATGACGGGAACGGATTTCTTACGTTTGAAGAGTTCTGTGAAGGATTCG GTGGGTTTCTTGGATTAAATGTTTCTGAAACATCTGAGTCATTTGTTGAGGTTGATGACGAAGCTGACTTTCCTCAAGATGTTTCCAACATTTCCAAAGATGAAAAGTTGAGATTATCTCATATCTTGGAACGACTCGAGCATGATCCTTCTTTCAATAG AGAAAGAGTGGGAGAGATATGGAATCGAATGCAGgaagaaaatgatgaaatTCCGATAGAACAAGTCATTGAAATTGTTCTTGAAGAGCTGAATGAAGCAAAAGCTGAGAAAGTTGCAATGGAACGAAAACTAAAAGA ACGAGCAACAAACCACGCCGATGAAGTTCGCCTGCTTTATGAAGAGATGGAATTTCAAATCAATGAAGAAAGACGTAAAACTGTGGCTGAGGAAG TGGTTAGAGAAAGAGCATTATCCATGAATTTACAAAATGAGTTGAAACAAAAAGAACGAGAACTTGAGCGGATTTCCCAACGCCAGGTGGCGTTAGAGAAGCAAGTGCAGGAGTTAAGCAGCGGAAAACTTGAGGTTCGATCAGAAAACGCTCAACTTGTACAA CTCAACCAGAGTTTAGCTGAGGAGCTGCAAAACACGCAAAAAGATTTAGAAGAAACAAAAGTTCATGTGGAGGCGATAGAAAGACAGAAGTTGCAACGAGAGGAGAGAGAGCAAGCAGAGGAAGAAGCAAGGAAGTTGGATCTTGAGAAGAAGAGTTTGCTTCGTCAACTTGAAATGCTCAG AGAAGTGAACAGGAAGTTAAGAGATGATAAAGACGAAGCCCAGCAAAGGAACAAG TTACAAACCTCAACTCCCAAACAACGACCACCACTATTCACACAAGGTTCAAATGTTGGCAAATATTTTCCAGAAGCTGAAAAACACAG TGAAGTTTACTCGAATCTTCATAACTTGGAAGAAGTTCGTAACATCCAACGTCCAAAGTTTGAAGTGATTGACGAAGAGCAGGTTGAAAGAGTTTACGAAAGCTCAATTTCAAGCAAGAGTGACGAGACTTTGAACAACAATCAAAGAAAGTCATCTTTCTCGCATCCAAAGATGAACAATGGGGAGGAGCTTCATGGAAGACCAAAGCAATCTTCCCTTATTTCTCTCACAAGAAGGAACAGAGATCCTGTTATGATGATGTCACCAGAACAATTTGGTAATCGTGCTCTAGATGCGAGTGATGAGGAAGATGGGAAGATCGATCTACGAAGACATCCTTCCATGTCCGGGTTAAATCACATTGATGCTG tgTTGGACCAACATGGAAACGAACCTGTTCCTACTCCTGACcgtgtttataaagttgtgtTTGTTGGCAACAGTGGTGTTgggaaaacaagttttattcaaCAGTTTGTTAATTCAAGTTTCACCTCTTCCATCTCAGCAACAATAGGTGTGGACTACCAG ATGAAAACCATAAGGTTGGATGCTCAAGTGATAGCATTACAATTATGGGACACAGCTGGTCAGGAAAGATATCGAAGTATAACACGTCAATATTTTCGTAAAGCTGATGGTATTGTTGTtatctatgatgtcacaaatgaAAAAAGCTTCCTTGCTGTAAGAAATTGGATGCAAAGTGTGAGG GAAGGAGCAGATCCAAGCGCTATTATTCTTTTATTGGGCAACAAAACTGATATAGCAACCAACAAGACTCGCCAG GTCACGCCCAAAGAAGGTGCAAAGTTGGCTGAAGAATATGGTGCCAAGTTTTCGGAAACTAGTGCCAAGTCTGGCGAGAAAATCCACTCAAGCATGACGTTGTTTGCTTGTGACCTCACAAAGGTTGAAGATGAACAGAAAGACAGTGTGTTGTCACTTGCTGCAAGCGATGATGAGCTGAAGTCAAGTTCGTGTTGTGGGGGAAAGTTTTCGtga
- the LOC100178393 gene encoding ras and EF-hand domain-containing protein homolog isoform X1 — protein sequence MSVNMNVTSQPGMTSQSGMTSLLQFEPSGAESIEEMVKEKSRELFALCDKEGKGFINKVDMQRLHGELPLSDEQLRDVFDSLDNDGNGFLTFEEFCEGFGGFLGLNVSETSESFVEVDDEADFPQDVSNISKDEKLRLSHILERLEHDPSFNRERVGEIWNRMQEENDEIPIEQVIEIVLEELNEAKAEKVAMERKLKERATNHADEVRLLYEEMEFQINEERRKTVAEEVVRERALSMNLQNELKQKERELERISQRQVALEKQVQELSSGKLEVRSENAQLVQLNQSLAEELQNTQKDLEETKVHVEAIERQKLQREEREQAEEEARKLDLEKKSLLRQLEMLREVNRKLRDDKDEAQQRNKLQTSTPKQRPPLFTQGSNVGKYFPEAEKHSEVYSNLHNLEEVRNIQRPKFEVIDEEQVERVYESSISSKSDETLNNNQRKSSFSHPKMNNGEELHGRPKQSSLISLTRRNRDPVMMMSPEQFGNRALDASDEEDGKIDLRRHPSMSGLNHIDAVKIVLDQHGNEPVPTPDRVYKVVFVGNSGVGKTSFIQQFVNSSFTSSISATIGVDYQMKTIRLDAQVIALQLWDTAGQERYRSITRQYFRKADGIVVIYDVTNEKSFLAVRNWMQSVREGADPSAIILLLGNKTDIATNKTRQVTPKEGAKLAEEYGAKFSETSAKSGEKIHSSMTLFACDLTKVEDEQKDSVLSLAASDDELKSSSCCGGKFS from the exons ATGTCAGTAAATATGAACGTTACGTCACAACCAgggatgacgtcacaatcaggGATGACATCACTACTACAGTTCGAGCCATCAGGCGCGGAAAGCATTGAAGAGATGGTAAAAGAGAAATCGAGAGAGTTATTCGCTCTGTGTGATAAAGAGGGAAAAGGTTTTATCAACAAAGTTGACATGCAG AGATTACACGGGGAACTCCCTCTTAGCGACGAGCAGCTTCGTGACGTATTTGACAGTCTGGACAATGACGGGAACGGATTTCTTACGTTTGAAGAGTTCTGTGAAGGATTCG GTGGGTTTCTTGGATTAAATGTTTCTGAAACATCTGAGTCATTTGTTGAGGTTGATGACGAAGCTGACTTTCCTCAAGATGTTTCCAACATTTCCAAAGATGAAAAGTTGAGATTATCTCATATCTTGGAACGACTCGAGCATGATCCTTCTTTCAATAG AGAAAGAGTGGGAGAGATATGGAATCGAATGCAGgaagaaaatgatgaaatTCCGATAGAACAAGTCATTGAAATTGTTCTTGAAGAGCTGAATGAAGCAAAAGCTGAGAAAGTTGCAATGGAACGAAAACTAAAAGA ACGAGCAACAAACCACGCCGATGAAGTTCGCCTGCTTTATGAAGAGATGGAATTTCAAATCAATGAAGAAAGACGTAAAACTGTGGCTGAGGAAG TGGTTAGAGAAAGAGCATTATCCATGAATTTACAAAATGAGTTGAAACAAAAAGAACGAGAACTTGAGCGGATTTCCCAACGCCAGGTGGCGTTAGAGAAGCAAGTGCAGGAGTTAAGCAGCGGAAAACTTGAGGTTCGATCAGAAAACGCTCAACTTGTACAA CTCAACCAGAGTTTAGCTGAGGAGCTGCAAAACACGCAAAAAGATTTAGAAGAAACAAAAGTTCATGTGGAGGCGATAGAAAGACAGAAGTTGCAACGAGAGGAGAGAGAGCAAGCAGAGGAAGAAGCAAGGAAGTTGGATCTTGAGAAGAAGAGTTTGCTTCGTCAACTTGAAATGCTCAG AGAAGTGAACAGGAAGTTAAGAGATGATAAAGACGAAGCCCAGCAAAGGAACAAG TTACAAACCTCAACTCCCAAACAACGACCACCACTATTCACACAAGGTTCAAATGTTGGCAAATATTTTCCAGAAGCTGAAAAACACAG TGAAGTTTACTCGAATCTTCATAACTTGGAAGAAGTTCGTAACATCCAACGTCCAAAGTTTGAAGTGATTGACGAAGAGCAGGTTGAAAGAGTTTACGAAAGCTCAATTTCAAGCAAGAGTGACGAGACTTTGAACAACAATCAAAGAAAGTCATCTTTCTCGCATCCAAAGATGAACAATGGGGAGGAGCTTCATGGAAGACCAAAGCAATCTTCCCTTATTTCTCTCACAAGAAGGAACAGAGATCCTGTTATGATGATGTCACCAGAACAATTTGGTAATCGTGCTCTAGATGCGAGTGATGAGGAAGATGGGAAGATCGATCTACGAAGACATCCTTCCATGTCCGGGTTAAATCACATTGATGCTG ttaaaatagtgTTGGACCAACATGGAAACGAACCTGTTCCTACTCCTGACcgtgtttataaagttgtgtTTGTTGGCAACAGTGGTGTTgggaaaacaagttttattcaaCAGTTTGTTAATTCAAGTTTCACCTCTTCCATCTCAGCAACAATAGGTGTGGACTACCAG ATGAAAACCATAAGGTTGGATGCTCAAGTGATAGCATTACAATTATGGGACACAGCTGGTCAGGAAAGATATCGAAGTATAACACGTCAATATTTTCGTAAAGCTGATGGTATTGTTGTtatctatgatgtcacaaatgaAAAAAGCTTCCTTGCTGTAAGAAATTGGATGCAAAGTGTGAGG GAAGGAGCAGATCCAAGCGCTATTATTCTTTTATTGGGCAACAAAACTGATATAGCAACCAACAAGACTCGCCAG GTCACGCCCAAAGAAGGTGCAAAGTTGGCTGAAGAATATGGTGCCAAGTTTTCGGAAACTAGTGCCAAGTCTGGCGAGAAAATCCACTCAAGCATGACGTTGTTTGCTTGTGACCTCACAAAGGTTGAAGATGAACAGAAAGACAGTGTGTTGTCACTTGCTGCAAGCGATGATGAGCTGAAGTCAAGTTCGTGTTGTGGGGGAAAGTTTTCGtga
- the LOC100178393 gene encoding ras and EF-hand domain-containing protein homolog isoform X3 gives MMLNKSNCLLLCVCVLLPLVLEWRLHGELPLSDEQLRDVFDSLDNDGNGFLTFEEFCEGFGGFLGLNVSETSESFVEVDDEADFPQDVSNISKDEKLRLSHILERLEHDPSFNRERVGEIWNRMQEENDEIPIEQVIEIVLEELNEAKAEKVAMERKLKERATNHADEVRLLYEEMEFQINEERRKTVAEEVVRERALSMNLQNELKQKERELERISQRQVALEKQVQELSSGKLEVRSENAQLVQLNQSLAEELQNTQKDLEETKVHVEAIERQKLQREEREQAEEEARKLDLEKKSLLRQLEMLREVNRKLRDDKDEAQQRNKLQTSTPKQRPPLFTQGSNVGKYFPEAEKHSEVYSNLHNLEEVRNIQRPKFEVIDEEQVERVYESSISSKSDETLNNNQRKSSFSHPKMNNGEELHGRPKQSSLISLTRRNRDPVMMMSPEQFGNRALDASDEEDGKIDLRRHPSMSGLNHIDAVKIVLDQHGNEPVPTPDRVYKVVFVGNSGVGKTSFIQQFVNSSFTSSISATIGVDYQMKTIRLDAQVIALQLWDTAGQERYRSITRQYFRKADGIVVIYDVTNEKSFLAVRNWMQSVREGADPSAIILLLGNKTDIATNKTRQVTPKEGAKLAEEYGAKFSETSAKSGEKIHSSMTLFACDLTKVEDEQKDSVLSLAASDDELKSSSCCGGKFS, from the exons ATGATGCTAAATAAGTCAAACTGCTTGCttctgtgtgtgtgtgtgttattGCCACTGGTACTTGAATGG AGATTACACGGGGAACTCCCTCTTAGCGACGAGCAGCTTCGTGACGTATTTGACAGTCTGGACAATGACGGGAACGGATTTCTTACGTTTGAAGAGTTCTGTGAAGGATTCG GTGGGTTTCTTGGATTAAATGTTTCTGAAACATCTGAGTCATTTGTTGAGGTTGATGACGAAGCTGACTTTCCTCAAGATGTTTCCAACATTTCCAAAGATGAAAAGTTGAGATTATCTCATATCTTGGAACGACTCGAGCATGATCCTTCTTTCAATAG AGAAAGAGTGGGAGAGATATGGAATCGAATGCAGgaagaaaatgatgaaatTCCGATAGAACAAGTCATTGAAATTGTTCTTGAAGAGCTGAATGAAGCAAAAGCTGAGAAAGTTGCAATGGAACGAAAACTAAAAGA ACGAGCAACAAACCACGCCGATGAAGTTCGCCTGCTTTATGAAGAGATGGAATTTCAAATCAATGAAGAAAGACGTAAAACTGTGGCTGAGGAAG TGGTTAGAGAAAGAGCATTATCCATGAATTTACAAAATGAGTTGAAACAAAAAGAACGAGAACTTGAGCGGATTTCCCAACGCCAGGTGGCGTTAGAGAAGCAAGTGCAGGAGTTAAGCAGCGGAAAACTTGAGGTTCGATCAGAAAACGCTCAACTTGTACAA CTCAACCAGAGTTTAGCTGAGGAGCTGCAAAACACGCAAAAAGATTTAGAAGAAACAAAAGTTCATGTGGAGGCGATAGAAAGACAGAAGTTGCAACGAGAGGAGAGAGAGCAAGCAGAGGAAGAAGCAAGGAAGTTGGATCTTGAGAAGAAGAGTTTGCTTCGTCAACTTGAAATGCTCAG AGAAGTGAACAGGAAGTTAAGAGATGATAAAGACGAAGCCCAGCAAAGGAACAAG TTACAAACCTCAACTCCCAAACAACGACCACCACTATTCACACAAGGTTCAAATGTTGGCAAATATTTTCCAGAAGCTGAAAAACACAG TGAAGTTTACTCGAATCTTCATAACTTGGAAGAAGTTCGTAACATCCAACGTCCAAAGTTTGAAGTGATTGACGAAGAGCAGGTTGAAAGAGTTTACGAAAGCTCAATTTCAAGCAAGAGTGACGAGACTTTGAACAACAATCAAAGAAAGTCATCTTTCTCGCATCCAAAGATGAACAATGGGGAGGAGCTTCATGGAAGACCAAAGCAATCTTCCCTTATTTCTCTCACAAGAAGGAACAGAGATCCTGTTATGATGATGTCACCAGAACAATTTGGTAATCGTGCTCTAGATGCGAGTGATGAGGAAGATGGGAAGATCGATCTACGAAGACATCCTTCCATGTCCGGGTTAAATCACATTGATGCTG ttaaaatagtgTTGGACCAACATGGAAACGAACCTGTTCCTACTCCTGACcgtgtttataaagttgtgtTTGTTGGCAACAGTGGTGTTgggaaaacaagttttattcaaCAGTTTGTTAATTCAAGTTTCACCTCTTCCATCTCAGCAACAATAGGTGTGGACTACCAG ATGAAAACCATAAGGTTGGATGCTCAAGTGATAGCATTACAATTATGGGACACAGCTGGTCAGGAAAGATATCGAAGTATAACACGTCAATATTTTCGTAAAGCTGATGGTATTGTTGTtatctatgatgtcacaaatgaAAAAAGCTTCCTTGCTGTAAGAAATTGGATGCAAAGTGTGAGG GAAGGAGCAGATCCAAGCGCTATTATTCTTTTATTGGGCAACAAAACTGATATAGCAACCAACAAGACTCGCCAG GTCACGCCCAAAGAAGGTGCAAAGTTGGCTGAAGAATATGGTGCCAAGTTTTCGGAAACTAGTGCCAAGTCTGGCGAGAAAATCCACTCAAGCATGACGTTGTTTGCTTGTGACCTCACAAAGGTTGAAGATGAACAGAAAGACAGTGTGTTGTCACTTGCTGCAAGCGATGATGAGCTGAAGTCAAGTTCGTGTTGTGGGGGAAAGTTTTCGtga